A section of the Nitrospira sp. genome encodes:
- a CDS encoding response regulator yields the protein MPSSILLIDDSPGECELFRQALTQSGYKGRLEITDGSRAAMTYLNDHVPSDEPGLILLDLKLQGERGVDVLKRLKQDARLAPIPVVILTSSDDAMDVRACYQAGANGYVVKPGQFDDLVSLSLHLWKFWLEHNCTRRMATSC from the coding sequence ATGCCCTCATCTATCCTGCTCATCGACGACAGCCCCGGCGAATGTGAACTCTTTCGCCAGGCCCTGACGCAGTCCGGATACAAGGGTCGCTTGGAGATCACCGATGGCAGCCGTGCGGCAATGACCTATCTCAACGATCACGTACCCAGCGATGAACCGGGCTTGATCCTGCTCGACCTCAAATTACAGGGAGAACGCGGGGTGGATGTGCTGAAACGCCTGAAGCAGGATGCGCGATTGGCGCCCATTCCAGTGGTGATTCTCACCAGCTCCGACGACGCCATGGATGTGCGGGCCTGCTACCAGGCCGGAGCCAACGGCTACGTGGTCAAGCCGGGACAATTCGATGATCTGGTGAGCCTCTCCCTGCACCTCTGGAAATTCTGGCTGGAACACAACTGTACAAGACGGATGGCCACCTCATGCTGA
- a CDS encoding CZB domain-containing protein, producing the protein MSNIIEQIDKAIGAHGAWKVKLRQNIDGTLALVPAEVGVDNRCEFGKWLYSLAGTPAATDPYYKEILELHKAFHKVAATVVTKVQSGDKPGAEASIGFKGEYTAASSKLTAKMMEWKKTATKAA; encoded by the coding sequence ATGTCCAACATCATCGAACAAATCGACAAGGCAATCGGTGCGCATGGCGCGTGGAAGGTGAAACTGCGGCAGAACATCGACGGCACGCTGGCACTGGTCCCGGCAGAAGTCGGTGTGGACAACCGCTGCGAATTCGGCAAGTGGCTGTATAGTCTGGCCGGTACCCCCGCCGCCACAGACCCCTATTACAAAGAGATCCTCGAACTGCACAAGGCCTTCCACAAGGTCGCGGCGACGGTCGTCACCAAGGTGCAATCGGGAGATAAACCCGGCGCGGAAGCGTCGATCGGCTTTAAGGGTGAGTACACGGCGGCCTCGTCCAAGTTGACGGCCAAGATGATGGAGTGGAAGAAGACAGCCACGAAGGCAGCCTAA
- a CDS encoding MFS transporter translates to MAQAHRWLLTRDFSLMWWSQVLSQVAEGISKLALLWFVYAVTGSPLKTTVIGLLQTLPPILFGPFIGVIVDRFPKKTILIGSDVARGVLIGLIPCLVSVENFTVGSLYLLTFLYGVATAVFVPTLSSAVPFMVTRPQFTAANALLQSTTSLGIIIGPAVSGLGIAFVGSQDVLCLNAMTYFASAACLLPIRLRVTETVQINGGGWRPFIRHLFEGIRYAFVTHRTLLILIVLASVYTFGSGAFTTLFPVFGRHLLGLGPVEVGYLWSWLGVGLLLSSIGLIRMSGWDLSQRLAVITLSCALAGLALLGLTWTDDLRLAAVLVGCIGIGFGAWTPIAWGIIQEVAPAGMVGRVMAVYTASATATSMLGMSAFGWVAESFGSVASLIGIGGVMCVLAGGSAWFGKKIGVAKIEKADV, encoded by the coding sequence ATGGCCCAAGCCCATCGGTGGCTGCTCACACGCGATTTCAGTCTCATGTGGTGGAGCCAGGTACTGTCCCAGGTTGCTGAAGGCATCAGCAAGCTGGCCTTGCTCTGGTTCGTCTATGCGGTGACCGGCTCGCCGCTCAAGACGACCGTCATCGGGCTTCTACAGACGCTCCCGCCGATTCTCTTCGGGCCGTTCATCGGTGTGATCGTCGATCGCTTCCCCAAGAAAACCATCCTCATCGGGAGCGATGTCGCCAGAGGAGTACTCATCGGACTCATCCCCTGCCTGGTCTCGGTGGAAAACTTTACCGTCGGGTCGCTCTACCTTCTTACCTTTCTCTACGGTGTCGCCACGGCTGTATTTGTGCCCACGCTCTCATCCGCCGTTCCCTTCATGGTCACTCGCCCTCAATTCACGGCGGCGAATGCGCTCCTCCAGAGCACGACCAGTCTGGGTATCATCATCGGGCCGGCGGTCAGCGGACTCGGTATTGCGTTTGTCGGTTCACAAGACGTGCTCTGCCTGAACGCTATGACCTATTTTGCATCAGCGGCTTGTCTGCTGCCGATCCGGCTGCGAGTGACAGAGACCGTGCAGATTAACGGCGGGGGATGGAGACCATTCATCCGGCATCTGTTCGAAGGGATACGATATGCCTTTGTCACCCACCGCACGTTGCTGATCCTGATTGTCCTCGCGTCGGTCTATACGTTCGGCAGCGGCGCGTTCACGACACTGTTCCCTGTCTTTGGTCGCCATCTGCTCGGGCTCGGGCCGGTCGAGGTCGGGTATCTCTGGTCCTGGCTTGGAGTGGGGTTGCTGCTCTCTTCAATCGGGCTGATCCGGATGAGCGGGTGGGACCTTTCGCAGCGCCTCGCAGTGATCACGCTCTCCTGCGCCCTCGCGGGGTTGGCCTTGTTGGGCCTGACGTGGACGGATGATTTGCGCCTGGCGGCCGTACTCGTGGGCTGCATCGGCATCGGCTTCGGCGCGTGGACCCCCATCGCCTGGGGCATTATTCAGGAAGTGGCTCCGGCGGGAATGGTCGGCCGCGTGATGGCGGTCTATACGGCGAGTGCCACCGCGACATCCATGCTCGGCATGAGTGCATTCGGCTGGGTGGCGGAGTCGTTCGGCTCTGTCGCCAGCCTCATTGGGATCGGCGGAGTGATGTGTGTCTTGGCAGGGGGGAGTGCCTGGTTTGGGAAGAAGATTGGTGTGGCCAAAATCGAGAAAGCAGATGTGTGA
- a CDS encoding zeta toxin family protein, which produces MQRLRGRSSRTPRCIVIAGPNGAGKTTFAREFLPREGGVIHFVNADLIASGLSPLKPELAARQGGRLLLMELNRLAGARANFAFETTLSGRTYLKLLAQWKADGYRIEIVFLSLPSVALALQRIAVRVRQGGHDVPRADVVRRFRRSLKNFHMLCRDLADKWSIYDNSGAVPRLVEGKS; this is translated from the coding sequence ATGCAACGCCTACGAGGTCGATCGAGCCGTACTCCTCGATGTATTGTGATTGCCGGGCCGAACGGCGCGGGGAAAACCACATTCGCTCGAGAGTTTCTTCCACGTGAGGGCGGAGTCATCCATTTCGTGAATGCCGATCTCATTGCGAGCGGGCTGTCGCCACTCAAGCCGGAATTGGCAGCCAGGCAGGGAGGGCGCCTGTTGCTGATGGAGTTGAATCGATTGGCTGGTGCTCGGGCAAACTTTGCTTTTGAGACGACTTTGAGCGGGCGGACCTATCTCAAGCTGTTAGCACAGTGGAAGGCGGATGGATATCGAATTGAAATCGTATTCCTCTCCTTGCCTTCCGTTGCCCTGGCCCTCCAGCGGATTGCCGTGCGGGTGCGTCAGGGAGGGCATGATGTACCACGGGCCGATGTCGTGCGTCGATTTCGTCGGAGCCTGAAGAATTTTCATATGCTATGCCGGGATCTGGCAGACAAGTGGTCCATCTATGATAATTCAGGGGCGGTGCCGAGACTGGTGGAGGGGAAGTCATGA
- a CDS encoding patatin-like phospholipase family protein encodes MRFALIFLAMLLAGCASTSLPGAIHSRSYYEQGVEARTRSKGIGPQLGLALAGGGIKAANFSVGVLQGLTEAGVMERVDAVSTVSGGGYAALWYFSRLLNPEGNLQDAGAPRTSRAVAGKFFRDCLPIKYVDYFGDSSSDGSVTSRDAHLSRDATLERCPQSITNYDANSTSFFHDDPVRYQNHLRGYQDLFGWNAPFRYNETTKHKLQVNLEYVGLSLLTLGATAFNVVPNLVFDWEIKLSPSRWRYEVGIVRTFGATPHNCKKPSVACDKDTRPLGEEEWVRNDLTFGLLRQEYEKGTVPLWIINATAGENRSWLYLDGTPEQKRFQLTAFEFSPYGSGSGLFDYSTKQLSNLRPWEAAISSAAFLDSQQKVLRKWLALANPALKLTTLDWGRSVPNPHVSLAENILHKLLPFPLYLLHGRAGDSAGDFVNIRLSDGGQSENLGAYALIQRKLEDIIVSDHSADRSGSMADICRLKYGLLRDQAQDPLYLYLPGLANLDQVCNQDLELGYDIFRWEHPIVLGCITSNPRDVTCSGEAKSERHFQRLYLIKPALPSSQSHDALGSVLAAVGRECRSGTNTASCKAAVAGHCDSFQPRSGHLRPTAGGARRSQPWSFKNDASCELIGFMMINAFNKGGFNDDDLCPYVPQNGTAAVTADSSPFLFGAYRELGYYYAKRLGWFFGQDIDRPRVDAVTRQARYRAVIEDQMQHSLIPVTRFVDGKAGPIAVCLR; translated from the coding sequence ATGAGATTTGCACTGATCTTTCTTGCAATGTTGTTAGCGGGATGTGCATCAACATCACTGCCTGGTGCCATTCATAGTAGATCTTATTATGAACAGGGGGTTGAAGCACGAACCCGCAGCAAAGGAATCGGCCCTCAGCTAGGCCTCGCGTTAGCGGGCGGAGGCATCAAAGCTGCGAACTTTTCGGTCGGAGTGCTTCAGGGATTGACGGAAGCAGGAGTGATGGAGCGTGTCGATGCAGTCTCAACCGTGTCCGGAGGCGGGTACGCTGCCCTCTGGTATTTTTCACGGTTGTTGAATCCGGAAGGTAACCTGCAGGATGCAGGTGCGCCGCGTACTTCAAGGGCTGTGGCCGGTAAATTCTTCCGAGATTGTCTTCCTATCAAGTACGTCGATTATTTTGGTGACTCTTCTAGTGATGGCTCAGTAACAAGCAGGGACGCTCACTTATCTAGAGATGCTACTTTAGAGAGGTGCCCTCAGTCCATTACGAACTATGATGCGAATTCCACCTCCTTCTTTCACGATGATCCGGTTCGCTATCAGAATCACCTTCGTGGATACCAGGATCTTTTCGGGTGGAACGCGCCATTCCGGTATAACGAGACGACTAAGCACAAGTTACAAGTCAATTTGGAGTATGTAGGACTGAGTCTGTTGACGTTAGGAGCGACGGCGTTCAATGTGGTGCCGAATCTTGTTTTCGACTGGGAAATTAAACTTTCCCCCTCTCGATGGCGATACGAGGTAGGAATAGTCCGAACATTTGGAGCCACACCACACAATTGCAAGAAGCCTTCTGTTGCCTGCGACAAAGATACTCGACCGCTTGGTGAGGAAGAGTGGGTGAGAAATGATCTCACGTTTGGTCTGTTGCGACAAGAGTATGAAAAGGGTACCGTGCCCCTGTGGATCATCAATGCCACAGCAGGAGAAAATCGAAGCTGGCTCTACTTAGATGGCACTCCAGAACAAAAGCGCTTCCAACTTACAGCGTTTGAGTTTTCTCCCTACGGATCAGGTTCCGGTCTGTTCGATTACTCGACAAAACAATTGAGCAATTTGCGCCCCTGGGAGGCTGCAATCTCGTCCGCAGCATTTCTCGACTCCCAGCAAAAGGTTCTGCGAAAGTGGCTCGCGCTAGCTAACCCTGCTTTGAAGCTGACTACGCTTGATTGGGGGAGAAGTGTTCCAAATCCGCACGTTTCTCTGGCTGAAAACATCTTGCACAAGCTACTCCCGTTTCCCCTGTATCTCCTCCATGGTCGAGCTGGAGATTCTGCAGGCGATTTTGTGAATATCCGCCTTTCCGATGGTGGCCAGTCGGAGAATCTGGGTGCATACGCGCTCATCCAGCGAAAGTTGGAAGACATTATCGTCTCAGATCACTCTGCAGATAGAAGTGGATCAATGGCTGATATCTGCCGATTGAAGTACGGTCTATTGAGAGACCAGGCGCAGGACCCCTTGTATCTCTATCTTCCTGGCCTAGCGAACCTTGACCAGGTTTGTAACCAGGACTTGGAGTTAGGGTACGATATTTTCAGGTGGGAGCATCCAATTGTGCTGGGTTGTATTACATCCAACCCACGAGATGTTACCTGCTCTGGTGAAGCGAAATCGGAGCGTCACTTTCAACGACTGTATCTCATCAAGCCTGCGCTGCCCAGCTCACAAAGTCACGATGCGCTTGGGAGTGTGTTGGCTGCCGTCGGACGAGAATGCCGAAGCGGCACGAACACAGCGTCTTGCAAAGCTGCAGTTGCAGGACATTGTGATAGCTTTCAGCCAAGAAGTGGTCATTTACGGCCCACTGCTGGAGGGGCGCGCCGGTCTCAGCCCTGGTCTTTTAAGAACGATGCGAGTTGTGAGTTGATCGGTTTTATGATGATCAATGCGTTCAATAAGGGTGGATTCAACGACGACGATCTCTGCCCGTATGTTCCTCAGAACGGTACTGCCGCGGTCACAGCAGATTCATCACCGTTTCTGTTTGGCGCCTATCGAGAACTAGGGTACTACTACGCAAAACGACTCGGTTGGTTCTTCGGTCAGGATATCGATCGGCCTAGGGTCGATGCCGTGACTAGACAAGCTCGATATCGTGCAGTTATCGAAGACCAGATGCAACATTCCCTCATTCCTGTGACGCGGTTTGTTGATGGCAAGGCAGGACCGATAGCGGTCTGCCTCAGGTGA
- a CDS encoding DUF1353 domain-containing protein — MGTNIEFWGVFTILFLSAIAYLIKPRHVGIRFSRTPPVIARVNAPSKGATDEQRVISLPTGDLYQIPACVRGHFVMVFDWNVPIVIDGVTHELIIPKLGTTDFASIPRILHSLISPLNNTIYAAILHDCLYRNPIDEFARSLPRETVDRVFYWGMRARGVWRLTAGFMYLGVRSGGWISYKRMPKSG; from the coding sequence ATGGGCACAAACATTGAATTCTGGGGAGTGTTTACTATTCTTTTCTTAAGCGCAATCGCATATTTGATCAAGCCAAGGCACGTAGGAATTCGATTTTCGCGGACGCCACCGGTTATCGCTCGGGTCAACGCTCCGTCGAAGGGCGCCACCGATGAGCAACGAGTGATCAGTCTTCCGACCGGAGACCTATACCAAATCCCTGCCTGTGTCCGCGGTCACTTCGTGATGGTGTTTGATTGGAATGTGCCCATCGTGATTGACGGCGTGACGCACGAATTGATCATCCCCAAACTAGGTACTACGGACTTTGCAAGTATCCCACGGATTTTGCACTCACTCATTTCTCCCCTGAACAACACGATTTATGCTGCGATTTTGCATGATTGCCTTTACAGGAATCCTATAGATGAATTCGCACGGAGCCTACCACGCGAAACTGTGGATCGAGTTTTTTACTGGGGCATGCGTGCTCGTGGCGTGTGGCGATTGACGGCCGGATTTATGTATCTAGGTGTTCGCAGCGGGGGATGGATCAGCTACAAACGGATGCCGAAATCAGGGTAA
- a CDS encoding DUF421 domain-containing protein, with product MDKQNILAAARKKHGLERMAEIKYAILEPNGMISIVPKTG from the coding sequence GTGGATAAACAGAATATCCTCGCGGCCGCGCGGAAAAAGCATGGTTTGGAACGGATGGCTGAAATCAAGTATGCCATCCTTGAACCGAACGGCATGATTTCCATCGTACCGAAGACGGGATAG
- a CDS encoding PilZ domain-containing protein, with amino-acid sequence MAPRRYVRTYYRFPLNYPVIFGGAPFVGEGVLTNLSLKGCSVMCDREVLCGSDVRVSVLLDHQPPALPIDLGTIKWVKGHHFGVEFVRLPFESQQRLNRTLRTELIEWLKSRQSSSDLPETSNPDN; translated from the coding sequence ATGGCACCTCGTCGGTACGTTCGAACCTACTACCGGTTTCCCCTCAACTATCCGGTCATTTTCGGCGGGGCGCCCTTCGTTGGAGAAGGTGTCCTGACAAATCTGTCGCTGAAGGGCTGTTCCGTCATGTGTGACAGAGAAGTGCTCTGCGGCAGTGACGTGCGCGTGAGTGTGCTCCTCGACCATCAGCCGCCGGCACTCCCCATCGACCTCGGCACGATCAAATGGGTGAAGGGGCATCACTTTGGTGTGGAGTTTGTCCGTCTTCCCTTTGAATCCCAACAACGCCTCAATCGCACGCTCCGGACTGAACTCATCGAATGGTTGAAGAGCCGCCAGAGCAGCAGTGACCTGCCGGAAACGTCCAATCCGGACAATTGA
- a CDS encoding glycosyltransferase family 1 protein, producing the protein MHSLSAQFPARWFPDLVVVGDDSGTPKLLGLEALDVPLVWYAIDSHLHASWHQQYAAAFDVICVAQRDWVSRYRVDPERQIVSWQPLFCHVPDDGDSGGLRDTPLSFVGTLNRQWNPERVALIEGLQRGYSIAVGSGGYRELFNRSLMVLNQSAANDVNFRTFQAMACGALMIGERIGNGFDDLFQDRTHCALYEKGNVEQVIEIVEHYCGRPAERDAVARQGYEAVMASHTSLHRAQAILQVVATAPLHGQIRVRRSRQLQIQSSLVLVYESAERTHLQAAERTPEGSRKQYLLTVAGQYRFLATTIRTQLGLQVAC; encoded by the coding sequence ATGCATAGTCTTTCGGCGCAGTTTCCGGCGCGATGGTTTCCCGACTTGGTTGTGGTGGGAGACGACAGTGGGACCCCGAAGCTGTTAGGGCTGGAGGCGCTCGACGTGCCGTTGGTCTGGTATGCGATCGACTCCCATCTCCATGCAAGTTGGCATCAACAGTATGCGGCGGCGTTCGACGTCATCTGTGTGGCGCAGCGAGACTGGGTTTCCCGGTATCGGGTCGATCCTGAACGGCAAATTGTCTCGTGGCAGCCCCTGTTCTGTCATGTGCCCGACGATGGTGATTCGGGTGGCTTACGGGATACGCCACTCTCGTTCGTCGGAACACTCAACCGGCAGTGGAATCCGGAGCGTGTCGCGCTGATCGAAGGCCTGCAACGAGGCTATTCCATTGCGGTGGGGAGCGGCGGGTACCGCGAACTCTTCAACCGTTCCCTGATGGTGCTGAATCAATCGGCCGCCAATGACGTGAATTTCCGCACCTTCCAGGCCATGGCTTGCGGGGCGCTCATGATCGGCGAGCGGATCGGAAACGGTTTTGACGACTTGTTCCAGGATCGGACCCATTGTGCCCTCTATGAGAAGGGCAATGTCGAGCAGGTGATCGAGATCGTCGAGCACTACTGCGGCCGCCCGGCCGAGCGGGATGCGGTGGCAAGGCAGGGATACGAGGCGGTGATGGCTTCCCACACCAGTTTGCACCGGGCGCAGGCCATCCTTCAGGTAGTGGCGACGGCGCCGCTTCACGGCCAGATCCGGGTTCGTCGTTCGCGACAACTCCAGATTCAATCGTCGCTCGTCCTGGTATACGAAAGCGCCGAACGCACGCACCTCCAGGCAGCCGAACGGACGCCGGAAGGATCCAGGAAGCAGTATCTGCTCACTGTTGCCGGGCAGTATCGGTTTCTCGCCACGACCATTCGCACGCAACTCGGCCTCCAGGTCGCCTGCTAG
- the recA gene encoding recombinase RecA: MTEKDEKKRALDLALAQIEKQYGKGAVMKLGADDRPADVPAISSGSLGLDIALGVGGFPRGRVIEIFGPESSGKTTLTLHAIAEAQKAGGVAAFIDAEHALDLTYAKKLGVQTDDLLVSQPDTGEQALEIAETLVRSGAIDVIVVDSVAALVPRAEIEGEMGDSHMGLQARLMSQALRKLTAAISKSQTTLIFINQIRMKIGVMFGNPETTTGGNALKFYSSVRLDIRRIESIKDGQDVTGSRVRVKVVKNKMAPPFRQAEFDIMFAEGISKSGELVDIGVEKRVVEKAGAWYSYKGERLGQGREAVRDFLKTNPAIAKEIEGKVRDLAGLPSRGTEKKVEAKEAKDEKPERKPEGRQDDKRGHSARVTT, from the coding sequence ATGACTGAAAAAGACGAGAAAAAGCGCGCATTGGACCTGGCCCTGGCCCAGATTGAAAAGCAGTACGGGAAAGGTGCGGTGATGAAGCTCGGCGCCGACGACCGTCCCGCCGATGTCCCGGCGATTTCCAGTGGTTCATTGGGGTTGGATATTGCCCTCGGTGTGGGTGGTTTCCCTCGCGGGCGGGTCATCGAAATCTTCGGTCCGGAGTCTTCGGGCAAAACGACATTGACCCTTCATGCCATTGCCGAGGCGCAAAAGGCGGGCGGTGTGGCGGCGTTCATCGATGCGGAACATGCGCTGGATCTGACCTACGCCAAGAAGCTCGGCGTGCAGACCGACGATCTCCTTGTCTCGCAGCCCGATACCGGCGAGCAGGCGCTCGAAATTGCGGAAACCCTGGTGCGCAGCGGCGCGATCGATGTCATTGTGGTCGATTCCGTGGCGGCCCTGGTGCCGCGCGCGGAAATCGAAGGTGAAATGGGCGATTCCCATATGGGATTGCAGGCACGACTGATGTCGCAGGCGCTGCGTAAACTGACGGCGGCGATCTCCAAGTCGCAGACCACCCTGATTTTCATCAACCAGATTCGTATGAAGATCGGCGTGATGTTCGGCAATCCCGAAACCACGACCGGCGGCAACGCGCTGAAGTTTTATTCCTCGGTCCGCCTCGACATCCGCCGCATTGAATCGATCAAAGATGGTCAGGATGTGACCGGCAGCCGCGTGCGAGTCAAGGTGGTCAAGAACAAAATGGCGCCGCCGTTCCGGCAGGCGGAGTTCGATATCATGTTTGCCGAAGGGATTTCGAAATCCGGCGAGCTCGTCGATATCGGCGTGGAGAAGCGTGTGGTGGAGAAAGCGGGTGCCTGGTACTCCTATAAAGGTGAACGTTTAGGGCAGGGGCGTGAAGCCGTCCGCGACTTTCTCAAGACGAATCCCGCCATTGCGAAAGAGATCGAGGGCAAGGTGCGCGATCTCGCCGGACTGCCTTCCCGCGGCACTGAGAAGAAGGTTGAGGCGAAGGAAGCCAAGGACGAAAAGCCCGAACGCAAGCCCGAGGGACGCCAGGACGACAAACGCGGTCACAGTGCCAGAGTCACGACCTAG
- a CDS encoding regulatory protein RecX produces MAVRTARSTGRRTKPAPDYLALAIRYLARTDRTVAQVERYVEEKGANRAQGRLVVRELERRGYLNDQAYASRWAETRLSRHPMGRERLKAELLSRGFEDTVVERALRQAYRTISEQELACQALEGRASRTRPVQWVRFLRQRGFDDDTIQQVTQVDLETGLDEL; encoded by the coding sequence GTGGCAGTGCGGACAGCCCGTAGCACAGGGCGGCGTACGAAACCGGCGCCGGATTATCTGGCGCTGGCGATCAGGTATCTCGCGCGAACCGATCGGACCGTGGCCCAGGTCGAGCGGTATGTTGAGGAGAAAGGCGCGAACCGGGCGCAGGGGCGTCTGGTCGTGCGTGAACTGGAGCGCAGAGGTTATCTGAACGATCAGGCCTATGCGAGCCGATGGGCGGAAACGAGACTGTCGCGACACCCGATGGGCCGTGAACGGCTCAAGGCGGAACTGCTCAGCCGTGGCTTTGAAGACACTGTCGTCGAACGGGCATTGCGGCAGGCCTACCGTACGATTTCCGAGCAGGAGTTAGCCTGCCAGGCGCTCGAAGGGCGTGCGAGCCGTACGCGTCCGGTGCAGTGGGTGCGGTTTCTGCGGCAACGCGGGTTCGATGACGACACGATTCAGCAAGTCACTCAAGTAGATTTGGAGACGGGGTTGGACGAGCTATGA